Within Telopea speciosissima isolate NSW1024214 ecotype Mountain lineage chromosome 8, Tspe_v1, whole genome shotgun sequence, the genomic segment ATGTCAATTAATCAAAACTATGCTCTTCAATATTCCTATGCATTAAATTTTATCACATATTCCCATATGGTGGACACTATTCTATAATAACAGACCTTCACTAAGAAGTCTTGGAGCTCCAGATGGATCAAAAAGGATTGGGAAAATATGTTCTTAATTAGTATATGAGTGGCTAGATGGAGTGTGTAGAAATTATTTGAACTTGCATAATGCAGAACCCAGAACATTGAGCCACCAGTGGTGTGGCATACTGTTGAAATATCAACTAGATTGTTTCTTAAAGTAGGACTAGATAAAAATGATAGGCTTCAAATAAACTTGTTGGACGAACCAGTGTATGAGATCTTGACAAGATTTAGAgaatcttgatttttttttttttaattaatagaaACTCTGAATATTCACAAATGTCAAATACAAACTGTTTGAGAGATTTTTTACCCCCATAAATCTCAAAGGAAAATTGATATCTCAagattttgattcaattttgaCCAGGATTAAGATTCATGCCAAAACAAAAAGATCTAACGTTTCAGTTTGTTGTGAAAAAACTATGAATTATGGAATTGTTAAGAATTATGAATCCTTAAAGGAGAAACGCTCAAACAGATGCCAAACGGGCTAAATACCAATAAGCAAGTTATGATCATGAACCATTGATGATCTCATCAGCATTAAGTTTTTCAAATGCACAACTACCCAACAAGTAACAAAAAGGAAATCGAAGATCGTCTGTCGATTGcataaacaacaaaaacaaggtGCAAGAAGATGATGGGGTACTGGGTACAAAGTTCTTAAATTTAGTGACAAGGTAAATACATATTTTCAACCAAAGAATACTAAGAAAATTAATTCATAATTCAGAAGAACATTCATGAAGCATACATAAATTGAATGAATCATTGCTATCACAAAGGTATGGACATCATATGGAGTAAATAATACATAGTTTCTAGAGTTCAAAACTTCACAACATATTAGACCAAGGGATCATAGACAATATGCAtacatttttaatttttttaggttCTGCTCCTTATAATGAAATTTTTCTATAAGAAACTAACAATAGTAAAGAGTTAGAGATCATACAATAAAAGCTAAGATCATTGCAGTAGCAAACAGTGATCCTCCAAAGCCATCATTGAATCCAATAGCTGTAGCAAGAGCAGTAACTGTGGCAGAATGAGATGACGGCATTCCACCAGAGCTAATGAGTTGCTTAGCATCCCATCGTCTTTCCTTGTACCTGCAAATCTATGAAATTGTAACTCTCaggagaatttttttattcGTCACAAAAATATATTGATCTGAGAAGGCTTAGGAGACCTAGTTAGATTATTGCACTAATGCAATAGGAATACAACACATATCACATCatatacaaatatatatataattatataccTTCAAATTACCACACCAGCTTCTAAGAATAACAAAGTAGAAAGTGATAGGCAAATTGGACAAGGAGCAGAAAGCTCAATGTGTCCACATTCTGAGCATTGATCTAATTCAAAACAACAGATTTGGTGTACAAATGTTATATTCTTTTCATTCTGTCGAAAACATTGAATGACCAGAGCATTACAAAGTGATGGAGACATATTTGAGGACTTGGAATAAAGGACTTCCACGGTTCCACCTTTACACACCACTGGTGAAATTGAAGCGGCGATTAGTAGAGGAAAACAACATTAGTCAAACAGAGACGAAAACACAAACTCATCTAACAGGGTAATAGAAACAGTAACATATCCGAATTCTCTCATGTCTTCGCAAACGATTAAGCGTTAAAATAAactgaaaggaaaaaagaaatttgtTATGCacatagagagggagagagagagagagaggagtgtaCCAGGTGGTCAATAATTTGCCGGATTGAGCGAGAGCGAAAGCGATCAGAGCAGAAATGAGAGGAAAGTTATCAAAGAtggatgaggaagaagaagacgacgaaGATGCAAGGATAGACCTCTGGATCAAGGACCCTGACAAATCCGCTGCGTCACCCATCCTTGttattcttcctcctcctgtcAAGCTCTCactgtttatatatatatatatataggcaatCAACAATTCAGCTCGAATGAGCGATCTTCCCGTCCCTATCGACGAAATCCAATCTCTTTCATGATTTCGATCGCTTAATTCCAGTTCTTCTGTTCTCGTTGGTGGGTGAATCaatcactcactctctctctctctctctctttccctcttcttctttctgtacAAGTCGAGGCAAAAGAtcgaaagagggagagagagaggaacgaAGAAAAGGCAGTAGCTGAGAGGtagctgagagagagagagagaagactatTTCTCAAAACAAATCTACGAAGTTTTCGGAGATTGCTTTGGTGTACGCGCACAGGGGAGCTTCTAGGGATTAGCGGATTCTCTTTTGTTGGGTTCACTTCACGTTCGTTGAACTaacgttctctctctctcctttacGGTTGGGGAATGGCGACTCGGAACGTTGAACGCTTAAAAATCCGAATATGCtgtgaatttatttattttttggtaaggaaaTATGCTGTGATTTTGGCTTTTTGGTATTACGGTGTTAGAATATGTTTCATCATTTGCTCAAATCTCATCAggaatttttttggattaagagctAGTATAAtaggggaggagggggagggggattaggggatggggataggccccaaggtggtttggactcatgacctcttatttgaggagttggtcttttacCAACTGGGGGTGATTCTCATCAGAAAT encodes:
- the LOC122671466 gene encoding uncharacterized membrane protein YuiD-like, which encodes MGDAADLSGSLIQRSILASSSSSSSSSIFDNFPLISALIAFALAQSGKLLTTWYKERRWDAKQLISSGGMPSSHSATVTALATAIGFNDGFGGSLFATAMILAFIVMYDAFGVRLQAGRQAEVLNQIVYELPAEHPLSDTRPLRELLGHTPTQVIAGGLLGILTASIAYLIKKVFSQV